In Marinomonas posidonica IVIA-Po-181, a single window of DNA contains:
- a CDS encoding ABC transporter permease: protein MPTKYRQMTTGLICALLLLPILAGLVGTLLPAFHYFPPLGETEFSFTPWQNLFTNTEFFASLKLTLISGILAPVMALWLALALLAWGYEKPFFRPIENLLAPILAIPHAAIAIGLVFLLSPSGWLVRLFSPWLTDFERPPNWISVQDPYGLSLIFALVIKEMPYLLFVMLASMKSIQARDSLQACQSLGYGRFTAWRKVLIPQLYPLIRLPLFIVISFSLTVVDLALIIGPNTPSTLAVTLFRWFNDPDLTMRFNASAGAISLMLVIVFVLAGWELSHRLLATLTRAERSNGKRRGLSDQLLSLGAMLACFSLLIGLLALVILPIWSLTKRWRFPDVFPTTWTLDNLERAAPLLMELTNNTLAIALVSTLLASVISLIMLEIKRVSHGSSQQHSSQRLSLQASNPPSHAFDWLIYVPILLPQIGFLFGLHVLLIHLNLNGDLIAVMMLHFLYVLPYVYLTLKNPYLAYHQAYLEQANRLKPNVWRNYLTVKLAMLKPALFTAFAIGFSVSVAQYLPTLIAGEGRYSTLTTEAVTRAASGDRKQVGSMALLQTLFPIFVFWLALVVPPRWTRWRLAFKSLFIRMTRA from the coding sequence ATGCCAACCAAATACCGCCAAATGACCACTGGGCTGATTTGCGCTTTATTACTTTTGCCCATTTTGGCGGGATTGGTTGGTACCTTACTGCCTGCCTTTCACTATTTTCCACCGCTTGGGGAAACCGAATTTTCTTTCACCCCGTGGCAAAACCTGTTCACCAACACAGAGTTTTTCGCCAGCTTAAAACTCACCCTGATCAGCGGCATTCTGGCCCCTGTTATGGCTCTTTGGCTGGCATTGGCGCTATTGGCTTGGGGCTATGAAAAACCGTTTTTTCGCCCCATTGAAAACCTTCTTGCGCCTATTTTGGCCATTCCTCATGCCGCCATAGCAATCGGCTTGGTATTTCTGCTAAGCCCATCTGGCTGGTTAGTACGCTTATTCAGCCCATGGCTGACCGATTTTGAACGACCACCAAATTGGATCAGTGTGCAAGACCCTTATGGACTCTCGCTCATTTTCGCCTTGGTCATCAAGGAAATGCCCTACTTGCTCTTCGTCATGTTAGCCAGCATGAAAAGCATTCAAGCCCGCGACAGCCTGCAAGCTTGTCAATCGTTAGGCTATGGTCGTTTTACCGCTTGGCGTAAGGTGTTGATCCCGCAGCTTTACCCCTTGATCCGTTTACCCCTATTTATCGTCATTAGCTTTAGCCTGACGGTGGTGGATTTGGCTTTGATCATTGGGCCAAACACCCCTTCTACCTTAGCCGTGACCTTGTTTCGCTGGTTTAACGACCCAGATTTAACGATGCGATTTAACGCCAGCGCGGGCGCCATCAGCTTAATGCTGGTGATTGTATTCGTGCTGGCCGGCTGGGAATTAAGTCATCGACTCTTAGCAACACTGACTCGTGCGGAGCGAAGCAACGGCAAACGACGAGGTTTATCCGATCAGCTGCTGTCCCTTGGCGCCATGTTGGCGTGCTTCAGTTTGCTGATTGGTCTGCTGGCTCTGGTCATATTGCCCATCTGGTCTCTGACCAAACGCTGGCGCTTTCCCGATGTGTTCCCCACCACATGGACATTGGATAATTTAGAGCGTGCTGCGCCGTTATTAATGGAATTGACCAACAACACATTGGCCATTGCACTGGTAAGTACATTACTGGCCAGTGTGATTAGCCTTATCATGTTAGAAATCAAACGCGTTAGTCATGGCTCATCACAGCAGCACTCTTCACAGCGACTTTCACTGCAAGCGTCAAACCCTCCATCGCATGCCTTTGACTGGCTCATCTATGTGCCGATTTTATTGCCGCAAATTGGCTTTTTATTTGGCCTGCATGTGCTGTTAATCCACCTAAACCTAAACGGTGATCTCATCGCCGTGATGATGCTGCACTTTTTATACGTGTTACCTTACGTCTACCTCACCTTAAAAAACCCGTATCTGGCTTACCATCAAGCCTATCTAGAACAAGCCAACCGACTCAAGCCCAATGTTTGGCGTAATTACCTGACGGTTAAACTGGCCATGCTTAAACCGGCCTTGTTCACGGCCTTTGCGATTGGTTTTTCGGTCAGTGTGGCGCAATACCTTCCCACTTTGATTGCTGGTGAAGGACGTTACAGCACCTTAACCACCGAAGCCGTAACACGGGCTGCATCCGGTGACAGAAAACAAGTGGGCAGCATGGCGTTGTTGCAAACCCTCTTTCCTATTTTCGTATTTTGGCTGGCGTTGGTGGTACCACCGCGCTGGACAAGATGGCGGCTGGCGTTTAAATCTCTCTTTATAAGGATGACTCGTGCTTAG
- a CDS encoding isopenicillin N synthase family dioxygenase, protein MSIPLIDLAKLTHESDSVRLPEVKALDTACREIGFFYLTNTGVPASLLKALMREAKHFFNQPQEVKNAIDIKNSPNHRGYGNIGEEQLDEVTHADWKETFDMALDFPADHPLVAKYPTMYGPNQNPSDPATLEVLQEYYVETFQVAQKLLTAMAQALSLQDDFFTRCFTDHVTVMRMIHYPPRPEAAHDNGAGAHTDYGCVTLLLQDQTGGLQVKNRQGEWVDATPIENALVVNIGDLMQHWTNDEYVSTAHRVRASLPDVHRYSFPFFVEPDYETEVSCVPSCQSDAKPAKYDKVLAGDWIQSRFDATYAYREDKH, encoded by the coding sequence ATGTCCATTCCACTCATAGATTTAGCCAAATTAACCCATGAAAGCGACTCAGTGCGTTTACCTGAGGTAAAGGCGTTGGATACAGCTTGTCGAGAAATCGGCTTTTTCTATCTTACCAATACGGGCGTACCCGCTTCATTGCTGAAGGCGTTGATGCGTGAGGCAAAACACTTTTTTAACCAGCCTCAAGAGGTTAAAAATGCCATTGATATCAAAAACAGTCCTAATCACCGAGGTTATGGCAATATTGGCGAAGAACAGCTCGATGAAGTGACGCATGCGGACTGGAAAGAAACCTTTGATATGGCATTGGATTTTCCGGCGGATCATCCATTGGTTGCCAAATACCCGACCATGTATGGACCAAATCAAAACCCGAGTGATCCTGCGACCTTGGAAGTCCTGCAAGAGTATTATGTAGAGACCTTCCAAGTTGCACAAAAATTGCTGACCGCCATGGCCCAAGCCTTGTCTTTACAGGATGATTTTTTTACTCGTTGTTTTACCGATCATGTCACTGTGATGCGGATGATTCATTATCCGCCACGCCCTGAAGCGGCTCATGATAATGGTGCTGGCGCGCACACGGATTATGGTTGTGTGACCTTGTTGCTACAAGATCAAACCGGTGGCTTGCAGGTGAAAAATCGTCAAGGTGAGTGGGTGGATGCCACGCCAATAGAGAATGCTCTTGTGGTGAACATCGGTGATTTAATGCAGCACTGGACAAACGACGAATATGTGTCAACGGCTCACCGTGTACGCGCTTCTTTACCGGATGTACATCGTTATTCTTTCCCATTTTTTGTTGAGCCAGACTATGAGACGGAAGTGAGTTGTGTGCCAAGCTGTCAGTCTGACGCTAAGCCAGCTAAATATGACAAAGTTCTAGCGGGTGATTGGATTCAATCCCGATTTGATGCCACTTATGCTTATCGTGAAGACAAGCATTAA
- a CDS encoding ATP-binding cassette domain-containing protein, which yields MLSVNQFSLTLGQQPLIRDLSFRILPGEVLSIMGPSGIGKSSLLHFLSGTLNTSLNASGQVYLGKQPLQDLPTNKRKVGLLQQMPLLFPHMSIIENLLFAIPESMPSKTRQRKAQQALEKLGIPDKANALPSELSGGQQARVALLRTLLAEPAYLLLDEPFSKLDPALRRDVRAFVLEQIRQSDIPALLVTHDSEDAKAMQGQCLDLEPLKMEK from the coding sequence GTGCTTAGCGTAAATCAGTTTTCATTAACCCTAGGTCAGCAACCTCTGATTCGGGATCTAAGTTTTCGAATCCTACCAGGGGAAGTCTTGTCGATCATGGGACCCAGTGGCATAGGAAAATCCAGCCTGTTGCACTTTTTAAGCGGCACCTTGAACACCTCTCTTAACGCCAGTGGTCAAGTGTATTTGGGCAAGCAGCCCCTTCAGGATTTACCAACCAACAAACGCAAGGTGGGACTGTTGCAACAAATGCCACTGCTGTTCCCTCACATGAGCATCATTGAGAATTTACTCTTCGCCATACCGGAATCTATGCCGAGCAAAACCCGTCAACGAAAGGCACAACAAGCATTAGAAAAGCTCGGCATTCCAGACAAAGCCAACGCCTTGCCATCAGAACTGTCTGGCGGACAGCAAGCTCGTGTCGCCTTACTTCGGACCTTATTAGCCGAACCTGCCTATCTGCTTTTGGATGAACCCTTTAGCAAACTCGACCCAGCCTTGCGCCGCGATGTCAGAGCCTTTGTGCTAGAGCAAATTCGCCAGTCAGATATTCCGGCCCTGTTGGTCACACATGATTCGGAAGATGCCAAAGCCATGCAAGGACAATGTTTGGACCTAGAACCCCTCAAAATGGAAAAGTAA
- a CDS encoding methyl-accepting chemotaxis protein, translating to MLNLSVRTKIFSLIALFSIVIIGLSISSALSSKSVSSELQSLSSQSLQLVKHLEKSRQLLLQQSVEFERGYFQVSIAKSMGGYGTELIAESEEKFKAYTDELLTSIDSVKGILNEMPENDGLTNLLEQIDLLEVQQATFLKASTETYGWWIKLKTLQANKARRVADASLESVNTQMETIISAINEYNHQVANNQNSKLDQAIYASGGVAALLIIIGITISLLIVNGICRPLIKAVRRAEGIASGDLSQEPVNSKRKDEIGMLEGAMDKLVVQLSSILHDVAHSSDMLTNAANDLNRITDESSTMVDRQQEETHLISQAVQEIQATAVHVSESTTDASNAAHTAETAANEGADIVTKTIHSIQELAEEIADSSKTINELQVNTNEISNILNVILGIAEQTNLLALNAAIEAARAGEQGRGFAVVADEVRHLAQNTQDATQQIEKMITLLQSGTSSAVAAMTSSHQRSTDAVEQVKHEEESLLNINQSVSKIREMNDRISATAEEQASVTAEVNRNVSNITSITEKTTNSIHAISQSAGQLADLAKQLSNKISYFNV from the coding sequence ATGCTAAATTTGTCCGTACGCACCAAAATATTTTCACTTATTGCTCTCTTCTCTATAGTCATTATTGGCTTGAGTATTAGCTCGGCTCTGTCCAGTAAATCCGTTTCTTCCGAATTGCAAAGCCTCTCATCACAAAGCCTGCAACTGGTTAAGCATTTGGAAAAAAGCCGCCAACTTTTACTGCAACAATCAGTCGAATTTGAACGAGGTTATTTCCAAGTATCGATCGCCAAATCCATGGGCGGCTACGGTACTGAACTGATCGCCGAATCAGAAGAAAAATTCAAAGCTTATACAGATGAGCTACTGACCAGCATCGACAGCGTAAAAGGCATTCTGAACGAAATGCCAGAAAATGATGGCCTAACCAACCTATTAGAACAGATTGACCTATTAGAAGTGCAACAGGCGACCTTCTTGAAAGCCAGTACCGAGACCTATGGTTGGTGGATCAAACTTAAAACCCTACAAGCCAATAAAGCTCGACGGGTTGCTGACGCGAGCCTAGAAAGTGTTAATACTCAGATGGAAACCATCATCAGCGCCATCAACGAGTACAACCATCAAGTGGCAAACAATCAAAACAGCAAATTAGACCAAGCCATTTATGCAAGCGGCGGCGTGGCGGCGTTATTAATCATTATCGGTATCACCATCAGCTTGTTGATCGTCAATGGTATTTGTCGCCCTCTTATTAAAGCCGTCCGTCGTGCGGAAGGCATCGCATCAGGGGACTTATCGCAAGAACCAGTCAACAGCAAGCGTAAAGATGAGATCGGTATGCTAGAAGGCGCCATGGACAAATTGGTTGTCCAACTTAGCAGCATTCTTCATGATGTGGCTCACTCCAGCGACATGTTGACCAATGCCGCAAATGACCTGAATCGCATTACCGACGAATCCTCCACTATGGTGGACCGCCAGCAAGAAGAAACACATCTTATTTCACAAGCAGTGCAAGAGATTCAGGCGACAGCAGTGCACGTGTCAGAATCCACGACGGATGCCAGTAATGCCGCTCATACTGCCGAAACGGCAGCCAATGAAGGGGCGGATATTGTCACCAAAACCATCCACAGCATTCAAGAGTTGGCCGAAGAAATCGCCGATTCTTCCAAGACCATTAACGAATTACAAGTTAACACCAATGAAATCAGCAACATTCTAAACGTCATTTTAGGCATTGCTGAACAAACCAACCTGCTTGCTTTAAACGCGGCAATTGAAGCGGCACGAGCGGGTGAACAAGGTCGAGGCTTTGCGGTGGTAGCCGACGAAGTTCGTCATCTTGCGCAAAACACTCAGGATGCGACGCAACAGATTGAAAAAATGATCACCCTACTGCAATCAGGTACCTCATCAGCCGTTGCAGCGATGACGTCTAGCCATCAACGCTCGACGGACGCAGTAGAGCAAGTGAAACACGAAGAAGAATCACTGTTAAACATCAATCAGTCGGTGTCTAAGATTCGAGAAATGAACGACCGTATTTCAGCCACCGCAGAGGAACAAGCCTCTGTCACCGCAGAAGTAAACCGAAATGTATCGAACATCACCAGCATTACGGAAAAGACCACCAACTCAATTCATGCAATCAGTCAATCGGCTGGGCAACTGGCCGATTTAGCGAAACAACTATCGAACAAAATCAGTTACTTTAATGTCTAA
- a CDS encoding ABC transporter substrate-binding protein: protein MIKSILAASISSALLFTSPITKADWQDTLQAAQGQTVYFNAWGGADNINQYIQWAAERIEDKYQVTLKQVKLTDTADAVNRVLAEKAAGQDKQGSIDLIWLNGENFRAMKDNQLLFGPFSQALPNYQNYVDEDARQSLTQDFGTQVDGMESPWGMAQVIFMYDTATLSAPPKSMTQLLAYAQANPGRITYPEPPQFLGSTFLKQALYELSPHRKALSQPVDKVDVNKVTAPLWAYLDQLHSVAWRSGQNFPSGAEEMMRLLDDQEIDIALSFDISAASVQIDQGNLPDTVRSYVFQGGTIGNTHFLAIPYNSSATAGAQVVANFLLSPEAQIRKQTPTVWGDLSVLSYDKLSAADQQKFDALPRGIATLSIEELGQTLPEPHSSWVSALETEWRKRYAN, encoded by the coding sequence GTGATCAAATCCATCCTAGCCGCCTCCATCAGCAGCGCTTTATTATTCACTTCCCCCATCACCAAAGCCGATTGGCAAGACACCTTACAAGCCGCTCAAGGTCAAACCGTCTATTTCAACGCTTGGGGTGGCGCAGACAACATCAACCAGTACATCCAATGGGCTGCGGAGCGCATTGAAGACAAATATCAAGTCACCTTAAAACAGGTGAAGTTAACCGATACTGCTGATGCCGTAAATCGTGTATTAGCCGAAAAAGCGGCGGGGCAAGACAAGCAAGGCTCTATCGACCTTATCTGGCTGAATGGCGAGAACTTTCGCGCGATGAAAGACAATCAACTCTTGTTTGGGCCCTTTAGCCAAGCCTTACCAAACTACCAAAACTATGTCGATGAAGATGCCCGTCAAAGTTTGACTCAGGATTTTGGCACTCAGGTAGACGGCATGGAATCCCCTTGGGGCATGGCACAAGTCATTTTCATGTACGACACTGCCACACTGTCAGCGCCGCCCAAATCCATGACTCAGCTATTGGCTTACGCACAGGCAAATCCAGGGCGAATTACCTACCCTGAACCCCCACAGTTCTTAGGTTCTACTTTTTTGAAGCAAGCGCTTTACGAATTATCCCCTCACCGTAAAGCCTTGTCACAACCCGTCGACAAAGTGGACGTCAACAAAGTCACCGCGCCACTTTGGGCCTACTTAGACCAACTGCACTCAGTGGCTTGGCGCAGCGGCCAAAACTTCCCTTCTGGCGCTGAGGAAATGATGCGTTTGCTCGACGACCAAGAAATCGACATTGCATTGAGTTTTGATATTTCCGCCGCATCGGTGCAAATTGACCAAGGCAACTTGCCCGATACGGTTCGCTCTTATGTATTCCAAGGTGGCACCATAGGCAACACTCATTTTTTAGCCATTCCTTATAACAGTAGCGCCACCGCTGGAGCGCAAGTTGTGGCCAATTTCTTACTGTCGCCAGAAGCTCAGATCCGCAAACAAACGCCAACTGTCTGGGGCGATCTAAGTGTCTTATCGTATGACAAACTCAGTGCAGCGGACCAACAAAAATTTGATGCTTTGCCTCGCGGCATCGCCACCCTATCTATCGAAGAGCTTGGGCAAACCCTACCAGAACCACACAGTAGCTGGGTGAGCGCGCTCGAAACCGAATGGCGCAAACGTTATGCGAATTAA
- a CDS encoding ATP-dependent helicase: MTDSILSAPALSLTPEQLAVVHHDLQQPAKVIAVAGAGKTTTLISRIEYLLSQGIDASQIGVFMFNKSAQEEFSQRLAQRLLPQGIRSPSVMTFHAFGMRFCRRLEQQAWLEPAKLLTDDFSLIKLLREAMSRLLKRGEKITLQDEKEWLEDVLLFIDQVKASNLSASDVFEQLGWSKERRFFVALFEELEGLRQRQTIRFFADLLSDPYQLVRDLSEPDLQRVRALVPNFQYLLIDEFQDINPCQYELLKRLYPMPCQWMIVGDVQQCIYEWRGASPDIMARQFDAEFTEVKTFPLSSSFRFGHAIGLMASSVISENDPEALVVGLGERTRVSFAKSPKTGKALLGELKAWVEEGKALTDCAVLVRLYSDMVPVQLALMHKAVPYQLHGDSPLLENRQIRMLMAYLAVMAGGLETPNHFFHPDDVEYLLTVPSLGGAVAQRRLLIQQAKQSPHLLPQIVENMADASEGWRAKKLYERADWLRSLSAYRKDPAQGLVHTLEKLGIYRYFESTSSKDIQAQEKIATCEAFIAYVRGVGGDAASILQQLASLNEHQSDVAQGVHLMTIHKSKGLEFGQVLLCGLQEGRFPYYEEDLSAIDKQAANELAAERRLFYVAMTRARQKLVLLETPSAEENKQMKLGSIPRAGLKSLSLSRFIFEAQPHAVSQICDAWYQARNGDVIDTEKGSVFQRYLAFVQPSPEVTFRHKMVEKGQLKPGDKVRHDQFGQGVIVRQEEDDRQMIIVDFGEAGLKRFNPKHTKLVKLSSRT, from the coding sequence TTGACCGATTCCATTCTTTCCGCTCCCGCTCTTTCTTTAACGCCTGAGCAATTGGCCGTTGTCCATCATGATTTGCAACAGCCTGCTAAGGTCATTGCGGTGGCTGGCGCGGGTAAAACCACGACACTCATATCGCGTATTGAGTATTTATTATCGCAAGGCATAGACGCGTCGCAAATTGGCGTGTTTATGTTTAATAAGAGTGCTCAAGAAGAATTTTCTCAACGCTTGGCTCAACGCCTTCTGCCACAAGGGATTCGCTCCCCCAGTGTGATGACCTTTCACGCCTTTGGTATGCGTTTTTGTCGCCGTTTAGAGCAACAGGCTTGGTTGGAGCCGGCAAAGTTGCTAACCGATGATTTTAGCTTAATTAAGTTGTTGCGAGAGGCGATGTCGCGCTTATTAAAGCGCGGCGAAAAAATTACCCTTCAGGACGAGAAAGAGTGGCTGGAAGATGTGCTGCTGTTTATTGATCAAGTCAAGGCATCGAACTTGTCGGCTAGCGATGTGTTTGAACAACTGGGTTGGTCGAAGGAACGGCGCTTTTTTGTCGCTCTGTTTGAGGAATTGGAAGGGCTGCGTCAGCGCCAGACTATACGTTTTTTTGCCGATTTATTGAGTGATCCCTATCAATTGGTGAGGGATTTATCCGAGCCAGATTTACAGCGTGTGCGCGCCTTGGTGCCGAACTTTCAATATCTGTTGATTGACGAGTTTCAAGATATTAACCCTTGTCAGTATGAATTGTTAAAACGACTTTACCCAATGCCTTGTCAGTGGATGATTGTTGGCGATGTACAGCAATGCATTTATGAATGGCGTGGTGCCAGCCCTGATATTATGGCCCGTCAATTTGATGCGGAATTTACCGAAGTAAAGACTTTTCCTTTGAGCAGCAGCTTTCGCTTTGGTCATGCCATCGGGCTGATGGCATCTAGTGTGATCAGTGAGAACGATCCAGAGGCTTTAGTGGTGGGGCTGGGTGAGCGGACGCGGGTGTCTTTCGCGAAATCGCCGAAGACAGGTAAAGCCTTGTTAGGGGAATTAAAAGCCTGGGTCGAAGAGGGTAAAGCCTTAACCGACTGCGCTGTCTTGGTGCGTTTGTACAGTGATATGGTGCCAGTGCAATTGGCTTTGATGCACAAAGCCGTGCCGTATCAGTTGCATGGTGATTCGCCCTTATTAGAGAACCGTCAAATTCGCATGTTGATGGCGTATCTGGCCGTCATGGCGGGGGGCTTGGAAACACCGAATCATTTTTTTCATCCAGACGATGTCGAATACCTGTTGACCGTGCCCAGTTTAGGCGGCGCGGTGGCGCAACGACGACTGCTTATTCAGCAAGCGAAACAGTCGCCGCATTTACTGCCGCAGATAGTTGAGAATATGGCTGATGCGAGTGAGGGTTGGCGTGCGAAAAAATTGTATGAAAGAGCGGATTGGTTGCGCAGTTTGAGTGCATATCGCAAGGATCCTGCACAAGGTTTGGTGCATACGCTGGAAAAATTGGGAATTTATCGTTATTTCGAGAGTACCAGTAGCAAAGACATACAAGCGCAGGAAAAAATCGCCACCTGCGAGGCATTCATTGCGTATGTACGTGGTGTGGGCGGCGATGCGGCGAGCATTTTACAACAACTTGCCAGCCTCAATGAACATCAGTCGGATGTGGCACAAGGTGTGCATCTGATGACGATCCATAAATCCAAAGGCTTGGAGTTTGGGCAAGTACTTTTGTGTGGGTTGCAGGAAGGTCGATTTCCCTATTATGAGGAAGACTTGAGTGCGATCGACAAGCAAGCAGCGAACGAATTGGCTGCTGAGCGGCGTTTATTCTATGTGGCCATGACACGAGCACGTCAGAAACTGGTACTATTGGAAACGCCAAGTGCGGAAGAGAACAAACAAATGAAGCTGGGGAGCATTCCCCGAGCCGGTTTAAAATCTTTGTCATTATCCCGCTTTATTTTTGAGGCTCAGCCTCATGCGGTTAGCCAGATTTGCGATGCCTGGTATCAGGCGCGTAATGGCGATGTAATTGACACAGAAAAAGGCTCTGTTTTTCAGCGCTACTTGGCGTTTGTTCAGCCTTCACCTGAAGTCACTTTCCGTCATAAAATGGTAGAGAAAGGGCAGCTTAAGCCGGGGGACAAGGTGCGCCATGATCAGTTTGGTCAAGGGGTGATTGTCCGACAAGAAGAGGACGATAGGCAGATGATTATTGTTGATTTTGGCGAAGCAGGGTTGAAGCGTTTTAACCCAAAACATACGAAATTAGTGAAGCTTTCTTCACGGACTTAA
- a CDS encoding class II glutamine amidotransferase produces MCRWMAYQGDVVYLESLLFEQEHSLVHQSLSAKKSEVTVNADGFGLGWYDERSEPGLYHEILPAWSDSNLKSLARHIKSGLFFAHVRASTGTATSRSNCHPFSYKNWLFMHNGQVGGYESIRYQLDRLIPESLYGERQGATDSEVIFLLMIANGLEQDPEQAIADTLAQILDLMKQKDIQEPLRFTSVVSNGDEMIAVRFSSDEQAPSLYCKAFDTHIVIGSEPLELSNQGWTLVPAGHLAKIKGNQYQIQALPDLMKLSA; encoded by the coding sequence ATGTGTCGTTGGATGGCCTATCAGGGTGACGTGGTATACCTTGAGTCATTGTTATTTGAACAAGAGCATTCACTCGTTCATCAAAGTTTGAGTGCGAAAAAATCTGAAGTCACTGTCAATGCAGATGGGTTTGGGCTTGGATGGTACGACGAACGCAGTGAACCAGGTTTGTACCATGAAATTTTACCCGCATGGAGCGACAGCAATTTAAAAAGCCTAGCAAGGCACATCAAGAGTGGCCTCTTTTTCGCCCATGTCCGCGCCTCGACAGGCACCGCCACCAGCCGCTCTAACTGCCATCCATTCAGCTATAAAAACTGGCTGTTTATGCACAATGGACAAGTTGGTGGTTATGAATCCATTCGCTATCAATTGGATCGACTGATTCCTGAATCTCTCTATGGCGAACGCCAAGGTGCGACTGACTCTGAAGTGATTTTCTTATTGATGATTGCCAATGGTTTGGAGCAAGATCCGGAACAAGCCATTGCCGATACCCTGGCACAAATTCTCGATCTAATGAAACAGAAAGACATTCAAGAACCCTTGAGATTTACGTCTGTGGTGTCTAACGGTGATGAAATGATCGCTGTGCGTTTTTCCAGTGACGAGCAAGCGCCCAGCCTTTATTGCAAAGCATTTGATACTCATATCGTCATTGGTTCAGAACCGTTAGAGCTCTCCAATCAAGGCTGGACATTAGTACCGGCAGGGCATCTTGCTAAAATCAAAGGCAATCAATATCAGATTCAAGCTCTACCCGACCTAATGAAATTGAGCGCTTAA
- a CDS encoding succinylglutamate desuccinylase/aspartoacylase family protein gives MSYQIYSHVLPSASPGTQRVLKAHHFGEAGARPKVYLQAGLHADEWPGFLVLNKLIALLKKAEQADLIKGEVIIVPVANPIGLAQNFHGYIPGRFAFSDGGGNFNRNWPNLGGKVEKRIKGDVASETDVNVSVVRRAIREELALLPEMTELQGMKKTLLALSMDADEVIDLHCSGEACMHAYVPQEFEDHFKPLLGLLNATVGLSELETGAASFDETNVSVWRSLKAHYAHLIPWGCRSLTVELRGENDISHEFAEQDAQALYDYLIYRDIVQGVVAEPDVSAVNYYPLDAMDLVKAPCAGIVCYHKAIGEPVEAGEVIGDVVNLLDDDVDGSHYPLVSRANGVFFARVQRRLVMCGESIAKIAGKEHLAYREIGHLFED, from the coding sequence ATGTCTTACCAAATCTATTCTCACGTCTTACCCAGCGCATCTCCTGGTACCCAGCGAGTGTTAAAAGCACATCATTTTGGGGAGGCGGGCGCTCGTCCTAAAGTGTATCTTCAAGCGGGTCTTCACGCGGATGAATGGCCTGGTTTTTTAGTGTTGAATAAGCTGATTGCTTTACTGAAGAAGGCCGAACAGGCGGACTTGATTAAAGGTGAGGTGATTATCGTGCCTGTGGCGAATCCCATTGGCTTGGCGCAGAATTTTCACGGTTATATTCCAGGGCGTTTTGCTTTTTCCGATGGTGGTGGCAATTTTAATCGTAACTGGCCGAATCTAGGGGGAAAAGTGGAGAAGCGCATTAAGGGCGATGTGGCTTCTGAAACAGACGTCAATGTATCTGTGGTGCGTCGGGCGATTCGTGAAGAGTTAGCGCTATTGCCTGAAATGACGGAGTTGCAAGGAATGAAAAAGACCTTGTTGGCTTTGTCGATGGATGCGGACGAAGTGATTGATCTGCATTGTTCTGGTGAAGCCTGTATGCATGCTTATGTGCCGCAAGAATTTGAAGACCATTTTAAGCCTTTGTTAGGGCTTTTAAACGCGACTGTGGGTCTGTCTGAATTGGAAACCGGTGCGGCTTCGTTTGATGAAACCAATGTCAGTGTTTGGCGCTCGTTGAAAGCCCACTATGCGCATTTAATTCCCTGGGGTTGTCGCTCTTTGACTGTGGAATTGCGAGGTGAAAATGACATTAGTCACGAGTTTGCGGAGCAAGATGCGCAGGCTTTGTATGATTACCTAATATATCGAGACATAGTGCAAGGTGTTGTTGCTGAACCCGATGTGTCGGCTGTTAACTATTACCCATTGGATGCCATGGATTTGGTCAAAGCCCCTTGTGCTGGGATTGTCTGTTATCACAAAGCCATTGGCGAACCTGTGGAAGCGGGTGAAGTGATCGGTGACGTGGTGAACTTGCTGGATGACGATGTGGATGGGTCGCATTACCCATTAGTGTCTCGTGCGAACGGCGTGTTTTTTGCCCGAGTGCAGCGCCGTTTGGTGATGTGTGGTGAATCGATTGCGAAAATTGCTGGCAAAGAACACTTAGCTTACCGTGAAATCGGTCATTTATTTGAAGACTAG